One genomic segment of Helianthus annuus cultivar XRQ/B chromosome 14, HanXRQr2.0-SUNRISE, whole genome shotgun sequence includes these proteins:
- the LOC110908914 gene encoding potassium transporter 11 isoform X2: MSTDVVVVVAVVILVGLFSLQHYGVDKVGWLFAPIVLLWFLLIGGIGIFNIWKHDSGVLRAFSPVYIFRYFKRRGKKGWTSLGGIMLSITGTEALFADLAHFPVSAIQLAFTVVVFPCLLLAYSGQAAYLMNNKDHASDAFYRSIPDGIYWPMFIIATLAAIVASQATISATFSIIKQANALGCFPRVKVIHTSSKFLGQIYIPDINWILMILCIVVTAGFKNQSQIGNAYGTAVVIVMLATTFLMILIMLLVWRCHWILVFIFAALSLIVELTYFSAVLFKVDQGGWVPLVIAAVFLFIMYVWHYGTVKRYEFEMHSKISMAWILGLGPSLGLVRVPGIGLVYTELASGVPHIFSHFITNLPAIHSVVVFVCVKYLPVYTVPEDERFLVKRIGPKNFHMFRCVARYGYKDLHKKDEDFEKKLFDNLFMFVRLESMMEGGSDSDDYSLYGQQTQGSKDLLLSDTNNNTFSSVVDLTISSCDSIVPAKSPLHVRTSGTSSGQVSSQREVDEMEFLTTCRDAGVVHIMGNTVVRARRDSSLYKKLSIDYVYAFLRKICREHSVIFNVPHESLLNVGQVFYV, translated from the exons ATGAGTACCG ATGTTGTTGTAGTTGTTGCGGTTGTGATACTAGTCGGTTTGTTTAGCCTACAGCATTATGGTGTTGATAAAGTTGGATGGCTCTTTGCTCCAATTGTGTTACTTTGGTTTCTTTTAATAGGAGGAATCGGAATATTTAATATCTGGAAACACGACAGTGGGGTGCTACGCGCTTTTTCACCCGTTTATATATTTCGATACTTCAAACGAAGAGGAAAAAAAGGTTGGACGTCACTTGGTGGGATCATGCTCAGTATAAcag GGACGGAGGCACTATTTGCTGACCTGGCACATTTTCCAGTGTCGGCAATCCAGCTGGCATTTACGGTTGTTGTATTTCCGTGCCTTCTTCTAGCTTATTCTGGACAAGCAGCGTACCTCATGAACAATAAGGATCATGCGTCAGATGCGTTTTACCGCTCTATCCCAG ACGGTATATACTGGCCGATGTTTATTATTGCTACACTAGCTGCTATTGTTGCAAGTCAGGCAACTATTTCCGCAACGTTTTCGATAATAAAGCAGGCAAATGCGCTTGGTTGTTTTCCAAGAGTGAAGGTTATTCATACGTCAAGTAAATTTCTTGGGCAGATATATATTCCAGATATTAATTGGATCCTTATGATTCTTTGCATTGTTGTGACTGCTGGATTCAAAAATCAAAGTCAAATCGGCAACGCATATG GGACAGCAGTCGTTATAGTCATGCTAGCAACAACTTTCCTCATGATACTAATCATGTTATTAGTCTGGCGATGTCACTGGATCCTCGTCTTCATATTCGCCGccttatccctaatcgttgaacTCACTTACTTCTCCGCCGTTCTTTTTAAGGTTGATCAAGGTGGGTGGGTCCCACTTGTCATAGCCGCCGTCTTCCTTTTCATCATGTACGTTTGGCATTACGGCACAGTCAAACGTTACGAGTTTGAAATGCATAGTAAAATCTCAATGGCATGGATTCTTGGTCTCGGTCCAAGTTTAGGGCTTGTTCGTGTCCCGGGAATCGGGCTAGTTTACACCGAGCTCGCTAGTGGGGTCCCACATATCTTTTCACATTTCATCACTAATCTACCCGCAATTCATTCAGTGGTGGTCTTCGTGTGCGTAAAATACCTCCCGGTTTACACCGTCCCCGAAGACGAAAGATTTCTCGTAAAACGAATCGGGCCCAAGAACTTTCACATGTTTAGATGCGTTGCAAGGTACGGTTACAAGGATCTTCATAAAAAAGACGAGGACTTTGAAAAGAAACTATTCGATAATCTGTTCATGTTTGTGAGACTCGAGTCAATGATGGAAGGCGGGTCTGACTCGGATGATTATAGCTTATACGGTCAACAAACTCAGGGTTCTAAAGATTTATTGCTATCCGATACCAACAATAATACGTTTTCTTCGGTTGTTGACCTCACGATTTCATCGTGTGACTCTATAGTGCCTGCTAAATCACCGTTACATGTTAGAACTTCCGGGACGTCATCTGGGCAGGTAAGTAGTCAAAGAGAGGTTGATGAAATGGAGTTCTTGACAACGTGTAGAGATGCGGGGGTGGTGCATATAATGGGGAACACGGTAGTGAGAGCGCGACGGGATTCGTCTCTCTATAAGAAGTTGAGTATCGATTATGTTTACGCGTTTTTGAGGAAGATTTGCAGGGAGCATAGTGTGATCTTTAATGTTCCTCATGAGAGCCTTTTGAATGTTGGGCAGGTGTTTTATGTGTAA
- the LOC110908914 gene encoding potassium transporter 11 isoform X1: protein MVSDMDMEMDMSGEDESKGGMWALEQKIDQPMDEEAGRLKNMYREKKFSALLLLQLSFQSLGVVYGDLGTSPLYVFYNTFPDKITDTEDIVGALSLIIYSLTLVPLIKYVFIVCRANDNGQGGTFALYSLLCRHAKVNTIPNQHKTDEELTTYSRSTIHEKSFAAKTRRWLEGDAFKKNVLLLLVLVGTCMAVGDGILTPAISVLSASGGIKIDHPGMSTDVVVVVAVVILVGLFSLQHYGVDKVGWLFAPIVLLWFLLIGGIGIFNIWKHDSGVLRAFSPVYIFRYFKRRGKKGWTSLGGIMLSITGTEALFADLAHFPVSAIQLAFTVVVFPCLLLAYSGQAAYLMNNKDHASDAFYRSIPDGIYWPMFIIATLAAIVASQATISATFSIIKQANALGCFPRVKVIHTSSKFLGQIYIPDINWILMILCIVVTAGFKNQSQIGNAYGTAVVIVMLATTFLMILIMLLVWRCHWILVFIFAALSLIVELTYFSAVLFKVDQGGWVPLVIAAVFLFIMYVWHYGTVKRYEFEMHSKISMAWILGLGPSLGLVRVPGIGLVYTELASGVPHIFSHFITNLPAIHSVVVFVCVKYLPVYTVPEDERFLVKRIGPKNFHMFRCVARYGYKDLHKKDEDFEKKLFDNLFMFVRLESMMEGGSDSDDYSLYGQQTQGSKDLLLSDTNNNTFSSVVDLTISSCDSIVPAKSPLHVRTSGTSSGQVSSQREVDEMEFLTTCRDAGVVHIMGNTVVRARRDSSLYKKLSIDYVYAFLRKICREHSVIFNVPHESLLNVGQVFYV, encoded by the exons ATGGTGAGTGATATGGATATGGAAATGGATATGAGTGGAGAAGATGAGTCAAAAGGAGGCATGTGGGCTTTGGAGCAGAAGATTGACCAGCCTATGGATGAAGAAGCTGGTAGGCTCAAAAATATGTATAGAGAAAag AAATTCTCTGCGCTTTTGCTTCTTCAACTTTCATTTCAAAGTCTTGGAGTTGTCTACGGAGATTTGGGAACGTCTCCATTGTATGTATTTTACAATACTTTTCCCGATAAAATCACCGATACAGAAGACATTGTCGGTGCACTTTCCTTGATCATTTACTCTCTTACCCTTGTACCGCTCATCAAATATGTGTTCATCGTATGTCGCGCAAATGACAATGGTCAAG GTGGAACTTTTGCTCTTTACTCATTATTGTGTCGGCATGCAAAAGTTAATACAATTCCAAACCAACATAAAACCGATGAGGAGTTGACAACTTATAGTCGAAGCACAATTCACGAGAAATCATTTGCTGCAAAAACGAGGAGGTGGTTGGAAGGAGACGCGTTTAAAAAGAACGTACTTCTTTTACTTGTCCTAGTTGGCACTTGCATGGCGGTCGGAGATGGAATTCTAACTCCTGCTATTTCAG TTTTATCGGCTTCTGGTGGCATCAAGATAGACCACCCTGGGATGAGTACCG ATGTTGTTGTAGTTGTTGCGGTTGTGATACTAGTCGGTTTGTTTAGCCTACAGCATTATGGTGTTGATAAAGTTGGATGGCTCTTTGCTCCAATTGTGTTACTTTGGTTTCTTTTAATAGGAGGAATCGGAATATTTAATATCTGGAAACACGACAGTGGGGTGCTACGCGCTTTTTCACCCGTTTATATATTTCGATACTTCAAACGAAGAGGAAAAAAAGGTTGGACGTCACTTGGTGGGATCATGCTCAGTATAAcag GGACGGAGGCACTATTTGCTGACCTGGCACATTTTCCAGTGTCGGCAATCCAGCTGGCATTTACGGTTGTTGTATTTCCGTGCCTTCTTCTAGCTTATTCTGGACAAGCAGCGTACCTCATGAACAATAAGGATCATGCGTCAGATGCGTTTTACCGCTCTATCCCAG ACGGTATATACTGGCCGATGTTTATTATTGCTACACTAGCTGCTATTGTTGCAAGTCAGGCAACTATTTCCGCAACGTTTTCGATAATAAAGCAGGCAAATGCGCTTGGTTGTTTTCCAAGAGTGAAGGTTATTCATACGTCAAGTAAATTTCTTGGGCAGATATATATTCCAGATATTAATTGGATCCTTATGATTCTTTGCATTGTTGTGACTGCTGGATTCAAAAATCAAAGTCAAATCGGCAACGCATATG GGACAGCAGTCGTTATAGTCATGCTAGCAACAACTTTCCTCATGATACTAATCATGTTATTAGTCTGGCGATGTCACTGGATCCTCGTCTTCATATTCGCCGccttatccctaatcgttgaacTCACTTACTTCTCCGCCGTTCTTTTTAAGGTTGATCAAGGTGGGTGGGTCCCACTTGTCATAGCCGCCGTCTTCCTTTTCATCATGTACGTTTGGCATTACGGCACAGTCAAACGTTACGAGTTTGAAATGCATAGTAAAATCTCAATGGCATGGATTCTTGGTCTCGGTCCAAGTTTAGGGCTTGTTCGTGTCCCGGGAATCGGGCTAGTTTACACCGAGCTCGCTAGTGGGGTCCCACATATCTTTTCACATTTCATCACTAATCTACCCGCAATTCATTCAGTGGTGGTCTTCGTGTGCGTAAAATACCTCCCGGTTTACACCGTCCCCGAAGACGAAAGATTTCTCGTAAAACGAATCGGGCCCAAGAACTTTCACATGTTTAGATGCGTTGCAAGGTACGGTTACAAGGATCTTCATAAAAAAGACGAGGACTTTGAAAAGAAACTATTCGATAATCTGTTCATGTTTGTGAGACTCGAGTCAATGATGGAAGGCGGGTCTGACTCGGATGATTATAGCTTATACGGTCAACAAACTCAGGGTTCTAAAGATTTATTGCTATCCGATACCAACAATAATACGTTTTCTTCGGTTGTTGACCTCACGATTTCATCGTGTGACTCTATAGTGCCTGCTAAATCACCGTTACATGTTAGAACTTCCGGGACGTCATCTGGGCAGGTAAGTAGTCAAAGAGAGGTTGATGAAATGGAGTTCTTGACAACGTGTAGAGATGCGGGGGTGGTGCATATAATGGGGAACACGGTAGTGAGAGCGCGACGGGATTCGTCTCTCTATAAGAAGTTGAGTATCGATTATGTTTACGCGTTTTTGAGGAAGATTTGCAGGGAGCATAGTGTGATCTTTAATGTTCCTCATGAGAGCCTTTTGAATGTTGGGCAGGTGTTTTATGTGTAA
- the LOC110907073 gene encoding uncharacterized protein LOC110907073: MEVGLYQGSALSLFLFAVVLDELSKSIQGIVLWCLLFADDIVLLAESKHSLNAKLEEWRAALEGKGLKISRSKIEYLYCDFSGAGDGEDSRINIEGQVVLHETKFKYLGSFVQSDGEIDSDVAHRVQVGWCKWKVASGVLCDKRFPVKLKGKFYRVAIRPAMLYGTDYWAIKKLQARKLEVAEMGMLRWMCGHTRLDKIRNKVFRDRIGVASISDKIREGKLR; this comes from the coding sequence ATGGAGGTAGGACTCTACCAAGGGTCTGCATTGAGTCTGTTTCTTTTTGCGGTTGTGTTGGATGAGCTGTCAAAGTCAATTCAGGGGATTGTTCTATGGTGCTTGCTTTTTGCGGATGATATTGTGTTACTTGCGGAGAGTAAACATAGCCTAAATGCAAAGCTAGAGGAGTGGCGAGCAGCTTTGGAGGGAAAAGGTTTAAAGATAAGTCGTTCTAAAATCGAGTACCTTTATTGTGATTTCAGTGGTGCAGGCGACGGAGAGGACAGTCGGATCAACATAGAGGGCCAAGTGGTCCTGCATGAAACCAAGTTCAAATATCTAGGGTCGTTTGTACAAAGTGATGGGGAGATAGATAGCGACGTAGCCCATCGCGTCCAAGTTGGATGGTGTAAGTGGAAAGTAGCTAGTGGTGTATTGTGCGATAAGAGGTTCCCGGTTAAACTAAAGGGGAAGTTTTATAGGGTTGCAATTAGACCGGCCATGTTATATGGAACAGACTATTGGGCTATTAAGAAGTTGCAGGCGCGTAAGCTGGAGGTAGCAGAGATGGGGATGTTGAGGTGGATGTGTGGACACACTAGGCTAGACAAGATAAGAAATAAGGTTTTTAGGGATAGAATAGGGGTAGCTAGTATATCCGATAAAATAAGGGAGGGGAAGTTGAGATAG